In Nocardioides faecalis, the following proteins share a genomic window:
- a CDS encoding DUF4190 domain-containing protein, with protein sequence MSYNEPPNYGTPPPPPPGGGYGGPEQPYGQQPGYGGQPQQTSVLAIISLVTGILGLLCCGSFVFSVAALILGFLGKKEIDEGHKTGKGMALAGLILGAIGVVLSLIWIILVFADAVSFNAYSDL encoded by the coding sequence TTGAGCTACAACGAGCCGCCGAACTACGGAACGCCTCCCCCGCCGCCGCCCGGTGGCGGCTACGGCGGTCCCGAGCAGCCCTATGGCCAGCAGCCCGGCTACGGCGGTCAGCCCCAGCAGACGTCCGTGCTGGCGATCATCTCGCTGGTCACCGGCATCCTCGGCCTGCTCTGCTGCGGGTCGTTCGTCTTCAGCGTCGCCGCGCTCATCCTCGGGTTCCTCGGCAAGAAGGAGATCGACGAGGGTCACAAGACCGGCAAGGGCATGGCCCTGGCCGGTCTGATCCTCGGTGCCATCGGTGTGGTCCTGAGCCTCATCTGGATCATCCTCGTGTTCGCCGACGCCGTCTCGTTCAACGCCTACAGCGACCTCTGA
- a CDS encoding DUF2752 domain-containing protein gives MTITAPSERVGEQPRWRRMVPPVLVAGGLGAAVLALRLRDPHVQGSWGGCPLAAVGIDCPGCGGLRAVNDLAHARVLEAASSNLLLVAAVPVVVWLLLRWSASRWTGRHWQLSQRWQYGAAVALGALVVVFTVLRNTPAGAWLAP, from the coding sequence TTGACCATCACGGCACCCTCCGAGCGCGTCGGCGAGCAACCTCGCTGGCGCAGGATGGTGCCGCCGGTGCTCGTCGCCGGTGGTCTCGGTGCCGCCGTGCTGGCGTTGCGCCTGCGTGACCCGCATGTGCAGGGCTCCTGGGGCGGGTGCCCGCTCGCCGCGGTCGGCATCGACTGTCCCGGCTGCGGTGGCCTGCGTGCGGTCAACGACCTCGCCCACGCCCGCGTGCTCGAGGCCGCTTCCAGCAACCTGCTGCTCGTGGCCGCCGTGCCCGTGGTGGTGTGGCTGCTGCTGCGCTGGTCCGCGAGCCGGTGGACCGGCCGGCACTGGCAGCTCTCCCAGCGCTGGCAGTACGGCGCCGCCGTCGCGCTCGGCGCCCTGGTCGTGGTCTTCACCGTCCTGCGGAACACGCCGGCGGGGGCCTGGCTGGCGCCGTAG
- the lgt gene encoding prolipoprotein diacylglyceryl transferase: MLPVLPQLIAATIPSPDTGVWHLGPFPLRGYALCIIAGIVAAIWIGERRWQSRGGTFGDVQDIAVWAVPFGIVGARLYHVATDWRGYFGEGGDPVSVLYIWQGGLGVWGGIALGAVGAWIGARRKGIRVAPLLDALAPGVLVGQAIGRWGNWFNQELYGRPTDLPWALEIDRQHYTGAYEQQLYDNNQQLTDVATFHPTFLYECLWNLAAFALIIWLDRRFRLGHGRVVAVYVMAYTLGRGWIEYLRIDDVQLDDVWGLRFNVWTSIVLFVLAAAYFVWSARRAPGRETEVYVEGRGPVAEETGVEETGAEETGAEETVGDDTVADGAVGRASERRDGDPADSGTAESEDS; this comes from the coding sequence GTGCTGCCCGTGCTGCCGCAACTGATCGCCGCGACCATCCCGAGCCCCGACACCGGGGTGTGGCACCTCGGGCCGTTCCCGCTGCGCGGCTACGCGCTGTGCATCATCGCCGGCATCGTCGCCGCGATCTGGATCGGCGAGCGGCGCTGGCAGTCGCGCGGCGGCACCTTCGGGGACGTGCAGGACATCGCGGTGTGGGCGGTGCCCTTCGGCATCGTCGGCGCCCGGCTCTACCACGTGGCCACCGACTGGCGAGGCTACTTCGGCGAGGGCGGAGACCCGGTCTCCGTGCTCTACATCTGGCAGGGCGGCCTCGGCGTGTGGGGCGGCATCGCGCTGGGCGCGGTCGGCGCCTGGATCGGTGCCCGGCGCAAGGGCATCCGGGTCGCGCCGCTGCTCGACGCGCTCGCGCCCGGCGTGCTGGTCGGCCAGGCCATCGGCCGGTGGGGCAACTGGTTCAACCAGGAGCTCTACGGCAGGCCGACCGACCTGCCGTGGGCACTCGAGATCGACCGGCAGCACTACACCGGCGCCTACGAGCAGCAGCTCTACGACAACAACCAGCAGCTCACCGACGTCGCCACCTTCCACCCCACGTTCCTCTACGAGTGCCTGTGGAACCTGGCCGCCTTCGCGCTGATCATCTGGCTCGACCGCCGGTTCCGCCTCGGCCACGGCCGGGTGGTCGCGGTCTACGTGATGGCCTACACCCTGGGCCGCGGCTGGATCGAGTACCTGCGCATCGACGACGTGCAGCTCGACGACGTCTGGGGCCTGCGGTTCAATGTGTGGACCTCGATCGTGCTGTTCGTGCTCGCCGCGGCCTACTTCGTCTGGTCCGCACGCCGCGCCCCGGGCCGCGAGACCGAGGTGTACGTCGAGGGTCGCGGGCCGGTGGCCGAGGAGACCGGCGTCGAGGAGACCGGCGCCGAGGAGACCGGCGCCGAGGAGACCGTGGGCGACGACACCGTGGCCGACGGCGCTGTGGGGCGCGCCTCCGAGCGCCGTGACGGCGACCCGGCTGACAGCGGCACTGCGGAGTCCGAGGACTCCTGA
- a CDS encoding ABC transporter ATP-binding protein, with product MSAHTTADPSEQAPGQTPGQTPEQTRLSTGEDIGAWQTIRRGLRHSPELKDGIGWTLTLAVIASVGQVVIPIALQQTIDNGLRGPGGPDPSYTAWLALAAGLALLVTSWASYKMTARLFSTAERGLATLRIKAFRHVHDLPLLTQNTERRGALVSRVTSDVDQVSQFLVFGGLLAVVSVGQVLIATIVMIVYSWQLAIVVWVCFAPLFLSLRYFQRKLSAAYGTVRRQVGAMLSAVSEPVVGATVVKAYAIEARTQERIDVAVDAHKAASTRAQGFTAFSFSLGGLSAGLANAGVIIVGIWLGQGFAWGEDITAGKVLAFAFIVTLFVGPVQMGTQILTDAQNAIAGWRRVIGILDTPADLVDPGPQGHTLPKGAIDVRFEQVAFAYPGGAEVLSDIDLAIPAGQRVAVVGETGSGKSTIAKLLTRLMDPTRGRVLLDGIDLREISEAALRSSVVLVPQEGFLFDDTLAANVRYGRLGATEAEIREAAEAIGVGDWLDGLPEGVETRVGQRGESLSAGERQLVAMLRAQLADPDLLVLDEATSAVDPQLETRIGRALERLMSGRTSVTIAHRLSTAEAADVVVVVDRGRIVQHGRHDELVAQPGTPYARLHASWIAQHG from the coding sequence ATGAGCGCCCACACGACCGCGGATCCGTCCGAGCAGGCACCCGGCCAGACGCCAGGGCAGACGCCCGAGCAGACCCGGCTCTCGACGGGGGAGGACATCGGCGCCTGGCAGACCATCCGCCGCGGCCTGCGGCACTCCCCGGAGCTCAAGGACGGCATCGGCTGGACCCTGACGCTCGCCGTGATCGCCTCGGTCGGCCAGGTCGTCATCCCGATCGCGCTGCAGCAGACCATCGACAACGGCCTGCGCGGCCCGGGCGGGCCCGACCCGAGCTACACCGCCTGGCTGGCGCTGGCGGCCGGTCTCGCGCTGCTGGTGACCAGCTGGGCGTCGTACAAGATGACGGCGCGGCTGTTCTCCACCGCCGAGCGCGGCCTGGCGACGCTGCGGATCAAGGCGTTCCGCCACGTCCACGACCTGCCCCTGCTCACCCAGAACACCGAGCGCCGCGGCGCCCTGGTCTCCCGCGTCACCAGCGACGTCGACCAGGTCAGCCAGTTCCTCGTCTTCGGCGGCCTGCTCGCCGTGGTCAGCGTCGGCCAGGTGCTCATCGCGACCATCGTGATGATCGTCTACAGCTGGCAGCTGGCGATCGTGGTGTGGGTCTGCTTCGCGCCGCTCTTCCTGAGCCTGCGCTACTTCCAGCGCAAGCTCTCCGCCGCCTACGGCACCGTACGACGCCAGGTCGGCGCCATGCTGTCGGCGGTCTCCGAGCCGGTGGTCGGCGCCACGGTCGTCAAGGCCTACGCCATCGAGGCGCGCACCCAGGAGCGGATCGACGTCGCCGTGGACGCGCACAAGGCGGCCAGCACCCGGGCGCAGGGGTTCACCGCGTTCTCGTTCAGCCTCGGCGGCCTCTCCGCGGGGCTGGCCAACGCCGGCGTGATCATCGTCGGCATCTGGCTCGGCCAGGGTTTCGCCTGGGGTGAGGACATCACCGCCGGCAAGGTGCTGGCGTTCGCCTTCATCGTGACCCTCTTCGTCGGCCCCGTGCAGATGGGCACCCAGATCCTGACCGACGCCCAGAACGCGATCGCCGGCTGGCGTCGGGTGATCGGGATCCTGGACACGCCCGCCGACCTGGTCGACCCCGGACCGCAGGGGCACACCCTGCCGAAGGGCGCGATCGACGTGCGCTTCGAGCAGGTCGCCTTCGCCTACCCGGGCGGGGCCGAGGTGCTCAGTGACATCGACCTGGCGATCCCGGCCGGCCAGCGGGTCGCGGTGGTGGGGGAGACCGGTTCGGGCAAGTCCACCATCGCCAAGCTGCTGACCCGGCTGATGGACCCCACTCGCGGCCGGGTGCTGCTGGACGGGATCGACCTGCGCGAGATCTCCGAGGCGGCCCTGCGCAGCAGCGTCGTGCTGGTGCCGCAGGAGGGCTTCCTCTTCGACGACACCCTCGCCGCCAACGTCCGCTACGGACGGCTCGGGGCCACGGAGGCCGAGATCCGGGAGGCCGCGGAGGCCATCGGTGTCGGCGACTGGCTCGACGGGCTGCCTGAGGGCGTCGAGACCCGCGTCGGGCAGCGCGGCGAGTCCCTGTCCGCCGGCGAGCGCCAGCTGGTGGCCATGCTGCGCGCGCAGCTCGCCGACCCCGACCTGCTGGTGCTGGACGAGGCGACCAGCGCCGTCGACCCGCAGCTGGAGACCCGGATCGGGCGCGCCCTGGAGCGGCTGATGAGCGGACGCACCTCGGTCACCATCGCGCACCGGCTCTCCACCGCCGAGGCCGCCGACGTCGTGGTGGTGGTCGACCGCGGACGGATCGTGCAGCACGGCCGGCACGACGAGCTGGTGGCGCAGCCGGGGACGCCGTACGCCCGGCTGCATGCGTCCTGGATCGCGCAGCACGGGTGA
- a CDS encoding Trp biosynthesis-associated membrane protein yields the protein MSRARRTFGPAVLAGLAGGGAAAVGGHRAMLAVPQETLTAAGGLPLGLAERSAQFALSGALALVVLACWGVLLVTRGVVRRVVAVLAALAAAGVVAVVVTGGFLQDEDAAADLAVRLGLNGAAISVERTSWLWLTLAGGLLALAAAVVAVRNLRSWPEMGTRYDAPGAETPHSQARPEDQSNLDLWKSLDDGDDPTAD from the coding sequence GTGAGCCGGGCGCGGCGCACCTTCGGGCCCGCGGTCCTCGCCGGCCTCGCCGGCGGCGGCGCCGCGGCCGTCGGCGGGCACCGCGCGATGCTGGCGGTGCCGCAGGAGACACTGACCGCGGCCGGCGGCCTCCCGCTCGGCCTGGCCGAGCGCTCCGCACAGTTCGCGCTCTCGGGCGCCCTGGCCCTGGTGGTGCTCGCCTGCTGGGGCGTGCTGCTGGTGACCCGCGGCGTGGTCCGCCGGGTGGTCGCGGTGCTCGCGGCGCTGGCCGCGGCCGGGGTCGTCGCGGTCGTGGTGACCGGCGGCTTCCTGCAGGACGAGGACGCCGCAGCCGACCTCGCCGTCCGGCTCGGGCTCAACGGTGCCGCGATCAGTGTGGAGCGCACCAGCTGGCTGTGGCTGACGCTGGCCGGTGGACTCCTCGCCCTCGCCGCGGCCGTCGTCGCGGTGCGCAACCTGCGCTCATGGCCCGAGATGGGCACCCGGTACGACGCCCCGGGCGCCGAGACGCCCCACTCGCAGGCCCGCCCGGAGGACCAGTCCAACCTGGACCTGTGGAAGTCCCTGGACGACGGGGACGACCCGACCGCCGACTGA
- the trpA gene encoding tryptophan synthase subunit alpha → MSSTSTSVAFEKARAEDRAALVGYLPAGFPDVEGSIAALKTMVEAGCDVIEIGLPYSDPVMDGPTIQAAAQQALEQGIRTADVLRVVEAVAATGTPTLVMTYWNPVERYGVERFATDLLNAGGAGLITPDLTPDFAPEWIAAADERDLDKVFLVAPSSTDERIALTTAASRGFVYATAVMGVTGARAATSDLAGPLVARTKATTTLPVGVGLGVSNGAQAAEVAGFADGVIVGSAFVRTLLDHPGDLSAGLRDLRALTEDLARGVAGGVHA, encoded by the coding sequence GTGAGCAGCACCAGCACCAGCGTGGCCTTCGAGAAGGCCCGCGCGGAGGACCGCGCCGCCCTCGTCGGCTACCTGCCCGCCGGCTTCCCCGACGTCGAGGGCAGCATCGCCGCGCTCAAGACGATGGTCGAGGCCGGCTGTGACGTCATCGAGATCGGGCTGCCCTACAGCGACCCGGTGATGGACGGCCCCACCATCCAGGCCGCCGCCCAGCAGGCGCTCGAGCAGGGGATCCGCACCGCCGACGTGCTCCGTGTCGTCGAGGCGGTCGCCGCCACCGGCACCCCGACGCTGGTGATGACCTACTGGAACCCCGTCGAGCGGTACGGCGTGGAGCGCTTCGCCACCGACCTGCTCAACGCCGGCGGCGCGGGGCTGATCACTCCCGACCTGACCCCGGACTTCGCTCCGGAGTGGATCGCCGCGGCCGACGAGCGCGACCTCGACAAGGTGTTCCTGGTGGCGCCGTCGTCGACCGACGAGCGGATCGCGCTGACGACCGCCGCCAGCCGCGGCTTCGTCTACGCCACCGCCGTGATGGGCGTGACCGGCGCCCGCGCGGCCACCAGCGACCTGGCCGGCCCGCTGGTCGCGCGCACCAAGGCCACCACCACCCTGCCCGTCGGCGTCGGGCTCGGCGTCAGCAACGGCGCCCAGGCCGCCGAGGTCGCCGGCTTCGCCGACGGCGTGATCGTCGGCTCCGCCTTCGTCCGCACGCTGCTGGACCACCCCGGCGACCTGTCCGCAGGGCTTCGTGACCTGCGGGCGCTCACCGAGGACCTGGCCCGCGGCGTGGCCGGGGGCGTGCATGCCTAG
- a CDS encoding HGxxPAAW family protein: MADNHGNTPAAWTAVLVSLVGFVIGGIGISLSPVNWTLFWVGAVVAIGAGPLFLILAKVGLHESGH, encoded by the coding sequence ATGGCCGACAACCACGGCAACACCCCCGCTGCCTGGACCGCTGTCCTGGTGTCTCTCGTGGGGTTCGTGATCGGCGGGATCGGCATCTCCCTCTCCCCGGTGAACTGGACCCTGTTCTGGGTGGGCGCGGTCGTCGCCATCGGTGCCGGCCCGCTGTTCCTGATCCTGGCCAAGGTCGGCCTGCACGAGTCGGGTCACTGA
- a CDS encoding SCO family protein — protein sequence MPSRGRPVLRLFAPLLALALLLAGCGGGSDPEEFSGNRLTNPYTAPDIALTDTAGAPYSLAADTDRPLTLVFFGYTHCPDYCPLVMNNIAAAMNRLEPEQRTQVDVVMVTTDPARDDEAAMRSYLDQFDKSFIGLTGDLDTIIEVGDPLAVYVNDGKKLPTGGYDLGGHSTFTLAIDENDEAVALWNQETSSTEFASDISQLLTDED from the coding sequence ATGCCTAGTCGAGGACGCCCCGTCCTGCGCCTGTTCGCCCCGCTGCTCGCCCTCGCGCTGCTGCTCGCCGGGTGCGGCGGCGGCAGCGACCCCGAGGAGTTCTCCGGAAACCGGCTGACGAACCCCTACACCGCTCCCGACATCGCGCTCACCGACACCGCCGGGGCGCCGTACTCCCTGGCGGCCGACACCGACCGGCCGCTCACCCTGGTGTTCTTCGGCTACACCCACTGCCCGGACTACTGTCCGCTGGTGATGAACAACATCGCGGCCGCGATGAACCGGCTCGAGCCCGAGCAGCGCACGCAGGTCGACGTGGTGATGGTGACCACCGACCCGGCCCGCGACGACGAGGCCGCCATGCGCTCCTACCTGGACCAGTTCGACAAGTCCTTCATCGGGCTCACCGGCGACCTCGACACGATCATCGAGGTCGGCGACCCGCTGGCGGTCTACGTCAACGACGGCAAGAAGCTGCCCACCGGGGGCTACGACCTCGGCGGGCACTCCACCTTCACCCTGGCCATCGACGAGAACGACGAGGCGGTGGCGCTGTGGAACCAGGAGACGTCGAGCACCGAGTTCGCCTCCGACATCTCCCAGCTGCTGACCGACGAGGACTGA
- the trpC gene encoding indole-3-glycerol phosphate synthase TrpC yields the protein MSAPPASQPTVLDEIVAGVLEDLDVRRAATSEADLRAALADVDAPRDPMPHFRDAASSVIAEVKRKSPSKGELADIPDPAALAREYAAGGAAAISVLTEQRRFSGSLEDLRAVRAAVDVPLLRKDFIVTRYQLLEARAAGADLALLIVASLPGDLLDRLHDYARELGLTVLVEVHDEAETERAVELGAELIGVNARNLKTLAVDPDTFGRLAPLVPADRVLVAESGIAGPTDVQRFVDEGARAVLVGEALVKQGAPRDAVAAMTGLTR from the coding sequence ATGTCGGCCCCACCGGCCTCTCAGCCCACGGTGCTCGACGAGATCGTCGCCGGAGTCCTCGAGGACCTCGATGTCCGCCGCGCCGCGACCTCGGAGGCGGACCTGCGCGCCGCCCTCGCCGACGTCGACGCCCCGCGGGACCCGATGCCGCACTTCCGCGACGCCGCCTCCAGCGTGATCGCCGAGGTCAAGCGCAAGAGCCCCAGCAAGGGTGAGCTCGCCGACATCCCCGACCCCGCCGCGCTCGCGCGCGAGTACGCCGCCGGCGGTGCCGCCGCGATCAGCGTGCTCACCGAGCAGCGCCGGTTCTCGGGCAGCCTGGAGGACCTCCGCGCGGTACGCGCCGCTGTCGACGTGCCGCTGCTGCGCAAGGACTTCATCGTCACCCGCTACCAGCTGCTCGAGGCCCGCGCCGCCGGCGCCGACCTCGCGCTGCTGATCGTCGCCTCGCTGCCCGGCGACCTGCTCGACCGGCTGCACGACTACGCCCGCGAGCTCGGGTTGACCGTGCTGGTCGAGGTGCACGACGAGGCCGAGACCGAACGCGCCGTCGAGCTCGGCGCCGAGCTGATCGGTGTCAACGCCCGCAACCTCAAGACCCTCGCCGTCGACCCCGACACGTTCGGCCGGCTCGCGCCGCTGGTGCCCGCCGACCGGGTGCTGGTCGCCGAGTCCGGGATCGCCGGTCCCACCGACGTGCAGCGCTTCGTCGACGAGGGCGCCCGCGCGGTGCTCGTCGGTGAGGCGCTGGTGAAGCAGGGCGCACCGCGCGACGCGGTCGCCGCCATGACAGGACTGACCCGATGA
- a CDS encoding ABC transporter ATP-binding protein, translated as MTTASGVTGTTSAGFAVLWVAIKREPWIFTLSTLGSVLFGALTVADAWVLGWATDHVVLPAFRDGEVGANLLWAVLGLFIGVAILRAVGIVARRLGAGVMQYRMQAHSRRAVTRQYLRLPMAWHQKHPTGELLSNANADVEAAWGPIAPLPMAVGTLAMMVIAVGQMLFTDLVLAVVGLLVFPLVIAVNVVYQRLAQGWATRAQQLRAELSEIAHESFDGALVVKTLGREPQETERFAAKAAELREANIRVGRIRAAFDPTLAALPNLAVLVVLVLGVQRVLGGSTEAGDVVTIAYLLTVVSFPIRSIGWLLGDFPRSVVGYQRVTSVLEASGSMEYGAEPAPQRTGSGARLSVEHAGFGYTPERPVLRDVTFEVEPGRTVAVVGATASGKSTLTTLISRLVDVDTGAIRIDGVDVRDLRRGALAEVLAVVPQTAFLFDDTVRGNVTLGLDVTDEQVWDALRTAQADDFVAALAGGLDARLGERGTTLSGGQRQRLALARALVRRPRLLVLDDATSAVDPDIEAKILAGLGGDDTTLLVVAYRKATIGLADEVLYLAEGRIADRGPHAELVARNDDYARLVNAYENDELDDLVGSGDPPGPAGSETVEAGR; from the coding sequence GTGACGACGGCGAGCGGTGTGACGGGTACGACGTCGGCAGGTTTCGCCGTCCTGTGGGTCGCCATCAAGCGGGAGCCGTGGATCTTCACGCTCTCCACGCTCGGCAGCGTGCTGTTCGGCGCCCTGACCGTCGCCGACGCGTGGGTGCTCGGCTGGGCGACCGACCACGTCGTGCTGCCCGCCTTCCGTGACGGCGAGGTCGGCGCGAACCTGCTGTGGGCGGTGCTCGGCCTCTTCATCGGTGTCGCGATCCTGCGCGCGGTCGGCATCGTCGCGCGCCGCCTCGGCGCCGGCGTCATGCAGTACCGGATGCAGGCGCACAGCCGCCGCGCGGTCACCCGGCAGTACCTGCGCCTGCCGATGGCCTGGCACCAGAAGCACCCCACCGGCGAGCTGCTGTCCAACGCCAACGCCGACGTGGAGGCAGCCTGGGGGCCGATCGCACCCCTGCCGATGGCGGTGGGCACCCTGGCGATGATGGTCATCGCGGTCGGCCAGATGCTGTTCACCGACCTGGTGCTCGCCGTGGTCGGCCTGCTGGTCTTCCCGCTCGTCATCGCCGTCAACGTCGTCTACCAGCGCCTGGCGCAGGGCTGGGCCACTCGCGCGCAGCAGCTGCGCGCCGAGCTCTCTGAGATCGCACACGAGTCGTTCGACGGCGCCCTCGTGGTCAAGACGCTCGGCCGGGAGCCGCAGGAGACCGAGCGGTTCGCCGCCAAGGCCGCCGAGCTGCGCGAGGCGAACATCAGGGTCGGCCGGATCCGCGCCGCCTTCGACCCCACCCTCGCTGCCCTGCCGAACCTGGCCGTGCTGGTGGTGCTGGTCCTCGGCGTGCAGCGCGTGCTCGGGGGCTCGACCGAGGCCGGTGACGTCGTCACCATCGCCTACCTGCTCACCGTCGTCTCCTTCCCCATCCGCTCCATCGGGTGGCTGCTCGGCGACTTCCCGCGCAGCGTGGTCGGCTACCAGCGGGTGACGTCGGTGCTGGAGGCCTCCGGCTCGATGGAGTACGGCGCCGAGCCGGCGCCGCAGCGCACCGGCAGCGGCGCACGGCTGAGCGTCGAGCACGCCGGCTTCGGCTACACCCCCGAACGACCCGTCCTGCGCGACGTCACCTTCGAGGTCGAGCCCGGGCGCACCGTCGCCGTCGTCGGCGCGACCGCCTCGGGCAAGAGCACGCTGACCACCCTGATCTCACGGCTCGTCGACGTCGACACCGGCGCGATCCGGATCGACGGCGTCGACGTGCGCGACCTGCGGCGCGGCGCCCTGGCGGAGGTCCTCGCCGTGGTGCCGCAGACCGCGTTCCTGTTCGACGACACCGTGCGCGGCAACGTGACGCTGGGCCTCGACGTCACCGACGAACAGGTGTGGGACGCGCTGCGCACCGCGCAGGCCGACGACTTCGTCGCTGCGCTGGCCGGCGGCCTCGACGCCCGGCTGGGGGAGCGCGGCACCACGCTGTCCGGCGGCCAGCGCCAGCGCCTCGCCCTCGCCCGGGCCCTGGTGCGCCGCCCGCGCCTGCTGGTGCTCGACGACGCCACCTCGGCCGTCGACCCCGACATCGAGGCCAAGATCCTCGCCGGGCTCGGCGGGGACGACACGACCCTGCTGGTCGTGGCCTACCGCAAGGCCACGATCGGGCTGGCCGACGAGGTGCTCTACCTCGCCGAGGGCCGGATCGCCGACCGCGGTCCGCACGCCGAGCTGGTCGCCCGCAACGACGACTACGCCCGCCTGGTCAACGCCTACGAGAACGACGAGCTGGACGACCTGGTCGGCTCGGGCGACCCGCCCGGCCCGGCCGGCTCCGAGACCGTGGAGGCGGGCCGATGA
- the hisI gene encoding phosphoribosyl-AMP cyclohydrolase encodes MGDVSALDPAITARLKRTADGLVPAIVQQHDTGEVLMLAWLDDEALHRTLTTGRATYYSRSRQEYWVKGETSGNPQHVKEVRLDCDGDTLLLKVDQVGVACHTGARTCFDEDLLGA; translated from the coding sequence ATGGGGGACGTGAGTGCACTCGACCCCGCCATCACCGCTCGACTCAAGCGCACCGCCGACGGACTGGTGCCCGCGATCGTGCAGCAGCACGACACCGGCGAGGTGCTGATGCTGGCGTGGCTGGACGACGAGGCGCTGCACCGCACGCTGACCACGGGGCGCGCCACCTACTACAGCCGCTCGCGCCAGGAGTACTGGGTGAAGGGGGAGACCTCGGGCAACCCGCAGCACGTCAAGGAGGTCCGCCTCGACTGCGACGGCGACACCCTGCTGCTCAAGGTCGACCAGGTCGGCGTCGCCTGCCACACCGGTGCCCGCACCTGCTTCGACGAGGACCTCCTCGGTGCCTGA
- the trpB gene encoding tryptophan synthase subunit beta — protein sequence MTTYDADTLGWFGGTGAFGGRFMPEALIAALDELDAAWQDAMADPAFTAEFTDLLHNYAGVPSMLYEAHRLSEVAGARILLKREDLNHTGAHKIRNVLGQALLTKRMGKSRVIAETGAGQHGVASATAAAYLGLDCTVYMGEVDTERQALNVARMQLLGAEVVPVTSGSRTLKDAINEALRDWVASVDHTAYLFGTAAGPHPFPSLVLSFVRGIGDEARSQCLELTGALPDAIAACVGGGSNAIGLFAGFLDDPEVAIYGFEAGGDGVDTGRHAATIFGGSVGVLHGARTYVLQDEDGQTVESHSISAGLDYPGVGPQHAALAAGQRATYLPVTDAEAMDAMALLARTEGIIPAVESAHAVAGALRIARDRPGQTILVNLSGRGDKDMGTALEYFGLGRTGPSAEERK from the coding sequence ATGACGACGTACGACGCCGACACCCTCGGCTGGTTCGGTGGCACCGGCGCCTTCGGCGGCCGGTTCATGCCCGAGGCCCTGATCGCCGCGCTCGACGAGCTCGACGCCGCCTGGCAGGACGCGATGGCCGACCCGGCGTTCACCGCCGAGTTCACCGACCTGCTGCACAACTACGCCGGCGTGCCCAGCATGCTCTACGAGGCCCACCGGCTCTCCGAGGTCGCGGGCGCGCGGATCCTGCTCAAGCGCGAGGACCTCAACCACACCGGCGCGCACAAGATCCGCAACGTGCTCGGCCAGGCGCTGCTCACCAAGCGGATGGGCAAGAGCCGGGTCATCGCGGAGACCGGCGCCGGCCAGCACGGCGTGGCCTCGGCCACCGCCGCGGCGTACCTCGGCCTGGACTGCACCGTCTACATGGGCGAGGTCGACACCGAGCGCCAGGCGCTCAACGTGGCCCGGATGCAGCTGCTCGGCGCGGAGGTCGTGCCCGTCACCAGCGGCTCGCGCACCCTCAAGGACGCGATCAACGAGGCGCTGCGCGACTGGGTCGCCAGCGTCGACCACACCGCCTACCTGTTCGGCACCGCAGCCGGCCCGCACCCGTTCCCCAGCCTGGTGCTGTCGTTCGTGCGCGGCATCGGCGACGAGGCGCGCAGCCAGTGCCTGGAGCTGACCGGCGCACTGCCCGACGCCATCGCCGCCTGCGTGGGCGGCGGGTCCAACGCGATCGGCCTCTTCGCGGGCTTCCTGGACGACCCCGAGGTCGCCATCTACGGCTTCGAGGCCGGCGGCGACGGGGTGGACACCGGCCGGCACGCCGCGACCATCTTCGGCGGCTCGGTGGGCGTGCTGCATGGCGCGCGCACCTACGTGCTGCAGGACGAGGACGGCCAGACCGTGGAGTCGCACTCGATCTCCGCCGGCCTGGACTACCCCGGCGTGGGCCCGCAGCACGCGGCGTTGGCCGCCGGGCAGCGGGCGACGTACCTGCCGGTCACCGACGCGGAGGCGATGGACGCCATGGCGCTGCTCGCGCGCACCGAGGGCATCATCCCGGCTGTCGAGTCGGCCCACGCGGTCGCCGGCGCGCTCCGGATCGCCCGCGACCGGCCCGGGCAGACCATCCTGGTGAACCTGTCGGGTCGCGGCGACAAGGACATGGGCACGGCGCTGGAGTACTTCGGGCTCGGTCGCACCGGGCCCTCGGCGGAGGAGCGGAAGTGA